In Molothrus aeneus isolate 106 chromosome 4, BPBGC_Maene_1.0, whole genome shotgun sequence, the following are encoded in one genomic region:
- the LOC136555839 gene encoding interleukin-15-like has protein sequence MCKVLIFGCVAAVILMSAAYGAPLNTIQKAARLEASIKKLTFPPPSLQNFLDFYTPNDRQECNYTTLACFLKELEVLKQDLEEDKQRPVINIQKNLEDFMDPNFSNPTCKKCEANEKKKFPEFHQEMTRFLQSMQKEIA, from the exons ATGTGCAAAGTCCTCATCTTTGGCTGTGTGGCAGCAGTAATTCTCATGAGTGCAGCTTATGGAGCACCTCTTAATACGATTCAAAAAGCAGCACGTCTTGAAGCTTCAATAA aaaaattaactTTCCCCCCTCCTTCTCTACAGAATTTTCTTGACTTTTACACACCAAATGACAGACAG GAGTGCAACTACACAACTCTAGCATGCTTCCTGAAAGAACTGGAGGTCTTGAAACAAGATTTGGAAGAGGACAAACAGCGCCCTGTAATAAACATCCAGAAGAATCTTGAGGATTTTATG GACCCTAATTTCTCAAACCCGACATGCAAGAAGTGTGAAGCcaatgagaagaaaaagtttCCTGAATTTCACCAAGAAATGACCAGATTCCTGCAATCTATGCAGAAAGAAATCGCAtaa